In Callospermophilus lateralis isolate mCalLat2 chromosome 15, mCalLat2.hap1, whole genome shotgun sequence, the genomic stretch CTGAAGGGTGACTTTAAGCACTGAGTGAGGAACTTACAGCCAGAGAATAGACACTTAAGGGGCCCATTCTGGATCTGTTCCACACAGGCTACCCCCAAAGGGAAGATGACAGTAATTCAAAATGCAGGGATCCACACACTATCTACGGGCTCCCAACTCCTTCCCAATTTGCTGCGGAAAGTATTCCTTTGCTATGGCTATTACCTTTGCCCTCAAAGTTGCCAATGCATCAAAGCAAAAGTGGTTAGAGATGGCAAAATAGAACAAACCTGGGCTAAAAGCACACCTTCATGCCTGTCCTGTGTCCAGGAACAATTTCTCAACGTGGCCCAGGGCTTGCTGCAAAGCCAATGACACGGCCCTTCTTGCAGCAAGCACGCACAGGAAGTTTCTCAACAGTCCCAGAGGCGACTTCTGGGGATAATTATCAATATACTTCCATTATCAATGCGCTGCTGACAGCATCAGGAGTGCCCACGAACACAAGGAAAGGTTCGGAGGCAAAGTGTCCATTACTTGCCTTTGCCTAGGTCCCTGGTCCCGgggaaacaggggctggggttacaAGTACGCCTCTGCCCTTCCCACTCCCCGCAGGCAGCAGCCGCCGGCCGGCCCCGATCCCGCAGGCAGGTCCGGCGCCTGCGGACCCCGTGGGTGCCCCGGCCCCCGTCTCACCTGATCTTGTAATTCGGCAGCGTGTGTTTGCGCTTGATGATTTTCTTGAGCTGGTTGACGATGATGGAGGTGAGTTGGGGCATGGGCCGCCCTTCAAACTGGGAGCGCACCTCGAAGTCGATCAGCGGGTCCTCCACGAAGGAGAAGAACCAGTGGGTGAAGGGCACGCGGGTGAGGACGAAGCGCAGCCTCCCCACCACTCGGGACAGTTTGACGAACAGGTAGGCGGACTTGCCAAAGACCAGGTCCACGTCGATGGCCAGGTGGAAGCCCCCGCTGTACTCCACCTCCGCCTCGAAGGCCAGCTCCTCCGGGCAGGAGGCGGGCAGCGCCTCCCCCTCGGGGCCGTCGGGCTCCCCGGTGGCCGAAGCTACCACGGGCCGCACGAGCCGGATGGTCTTGATGAAGGGCACCGTCTCGCCCAGGAACACGTCCCGCAGGCTCAGCCCCTCCAGCAGGCGCCCTGCCGTCTTGGTCTGCAGCAGCTCCTCGAACTCCACCTTGATCTTCTTGGTGACCCAGCGGCGAGTCAGCGCGGTGTCCCGCAGCTCCCGGAACAGGAACAGGATGGTGGCGTTGAGAAAGTAGCAGGTCTCCCGCATCGGCGGGGCGGGGGTCTCGGAGGCCGGGGTCGCACCGCCCTCGGGCGCCCCGCTGGAGGGCTCCTCAGCCCCGCCGCCGCCATAGAGGTACTCCCGCAGGGGCAGGCCCGGCACCGGCTTGGTGTAGCGGAAGCCGTCGCCTGCGCTGGCCGCCTCGTCCGGCGGCGGCTCCGGCTGTCTGCGGTACAGCAGCAGGAACTGGGTGAGCAGCGTGAGGAAGGAGCCTAGCACGGCCGACGCCAGGATCATGAGCAGCAGCCCcatcccgccgccgccgcccgggCCGCCGGGCCCCCTACTCCCGCGCCCACAGAGCCGCTTTCTTCACGCCACCGCCCCCGCTGCCTCCATCTTGAGGGCATGGGGCGGCGGGGTCGGGGCGAGCGGCTCCCTGGGCCTCGTCCGGGACTTGGGCCCGCGCGCTGCGGCGCCTGAGCCTGCAGCGGCCCGCGCCTCCTCAGACTCTCCGGGGGCGGCCGGTGCgaccgcggcggcggcggcggggcgAGGGCGGGAGGAGGCGGGGACGGCGCCTCCCCCAAGCCTCCGCTCATTGGACGAGCGGCGAGTGACGTCAAGCGTGCTCGTTCCCGGAAGCGTCGCCTGGCAGTCGGCGTCAGGGCGCGCGGACGCGGGTACTTCACCTCTCCGGCCCCTTTCCAGCCCCGCCCCCACGCCCACATTCCATTCCCTACCTTGCGCGCCGCGATCCACGTGGTTGTCACTTCTGGAGTCGCGGTCAGCATCTGAGAGGATAACTGAGGGCACGGGTTAGAGGCTGCGAGGTCCGGCGGAGATGGCTTGTCCGGTCATTCAGTTATCTTCTAACGTGCCCatccccctccgctggccactggcCCTGCCACCTCTGCAGCAGCGTCGATCTTCCCGCAGTGTGGTTCTCCCACTTGCTGCCGCACGCCTCTCCCCGCGCCGACACCTGAGCCGGTGGCGGCTGTGGCTTTCCCTGCAAAGCCCAACTGCAGAAGTCCCGAGCAGGCCACTCGGACACTGCCCAAACTGACTAAAGAAGACCGATTGTCTCAGAGACCGCCATCGCTGGCCAGCAATCCGACCAGCAGTCGCCCTGCGTCCGCGGAGCGTGGGCCCTGGGAAGAAGAGACAAAGGCAAAGGACTAACTTTCCCTCCAAAGGAAGTTTAAATGAGAGCTGACCGGAGGATGACCGAAATGAATCTGCCAGGTGATTGGAAGACGAATTAGTGACTGACAAGGTCTTGTTGAACCCCTATGTGTATTACCACATTTAGGCTATCTCTGAGGCAGTTAGTGAGAGCCttcacccattttacagatgcgAATTGACAGAGTCTAAGGAAGTGGCATGGGATCACATAGTGGATCCTGGTTTATCCAACATGAAACCCAAAGTTTTTGGTCATCACTCTGTACCATAACACCAAGATTGCTAGAGTTTTAAGAGGGCTGATCTGTTCCCTGGTGCACCAGAAGGGAGAGTTAGGGGAGGGATGTCAGGGAAAACAGAATTTTGTCCCGGGCAGCATCTCAACCACATGAAGCCAGATTGCTTAGTAACCAGTGTTATTCCTTTGATCTCTAAGTTGTTGCCTCATAAAAGTTTAGGTCCCTCCATCCGCGTGGACACCACAACACTTCTAATCCTACAGAGACCAGATATTCTATACATATTCTATGCAGCTGCCCCTAAGGCACCAGAGGAGCACTCCTCTCTAACCCTTAAAAATCTTCAGGCCAAGAATTTTCTTTGACTCTGGGTGATTCTAGGACAAAATCAGAGTTCTGACCCTACTAGGGCAAGTACAGACTTTGGAACCAGTCTGATCTCACCTTACATATTCATGCCCAAGTCAGAGACCAGAATGACTATTACTAGGAAGATATAAgtcaggtgtctgctcagaaacaAGGCTCCGAACCTTGCCGAGATTTCTGGAAGGTCAAGCAACTTCTGTTGTCACCATCACCCTCTGCTTCTGGGATGCTGTCTCAGAAATGTACACCTTTTCTCAATTTCTGAAACCTTATGAATAACACTCATGCACTGTTTTAGCCAGCTTCTTTGCTGCtgggactaaaagacctgacctgAACAATTTtaagggaggaaaagtttatttaagggcttgtggtttcagaggtctctatcCATAGactgcaggctccattcctcagggcttgagatgaggcaggacatcatggctgaagagtgtggcagagagaaccagctcacatggtgatcagaaagcagagagagactccactctccagacacaaaatatataccccatagccatgcccccaatggTCTAGTTCCTCTAGCCACACCACATCTGCCTCCTGTTACTACTCAGTCaatcccatcaggtgctgagagccacagccaagtgggaatggcccctggcattttgccaatagtattggttgacagttgaggcattactatccccctccgccactactttggagttctggtggggattcccggagagttcccattggttggggaagtgcaggaggag encodes the following:
- the Pdzd8 gene encoding PDZ domain-containing protein 8 isoform X2, which encodes MGLLLMILASAVLGSFLTLLTQFLLLYRRQPEPPPDEAASAGDGFRYTKPVPGLPLREYLYGGGGAEEPSSGAPEGGATPASETPAPPMRETCYFLNATILFLFRELRDTALTRRWVTKKIKVEFEELLQTKTAGRLLEGLSLRDVFLGETVPFIKTIRLVRPVVASATGEPDGPEGEALPASCPEELAFEAEVEYSGGFHLAIDVDLVFGKSAYLFVKLSRVVGRLRFVLTRVPFTHWFFSFVEDPLIDFEVRSQFEGRPMPQLTSIIVNQLKKIIKRKHTLPNYKIRFKPFFPYQTLQESEEDEEYIHIHQWALAEGRLKVTLLECSRLN